A region of Burkholderiales bacterium JOSHI_001 DNA encodes the following proteins:
- a CDS encoding glutaredoxin-like protein (PFAM: Glutaredoxin), whose protein sequence is MNATSRLAAVAATLWLAAQPLPSWALYKVVGPDGKVTYTDRPSQGETGRVTNLSRDFGTAPAGAEGAASAVSVAGMPADLRQVSQRFPVTLYTSNECAPCESGRKMLTERGIPFVEKRVSSEEDSEAMLKQTGVRAVPVLMVGGQAVRGWADAEWQLTLDTAGYPRESRLPRAYVPPTPTTVAERKARPAPRPAFPAPSDTLEAAPSPALPELPKGNIRF, encoded by the coding sequence ATGAACGCCACCTCCCGCCTTGCCGCCGTTGCCGCCACCCTGTGGCTGGCCGCTCAGCCGCTGCCCAGCTGGGCGCTTTACAAGGTGGTGGGGCCGGACGGCAAGGTCACCTACACCGACCGCCCGTCGCAGGGCGAAACCGGCCGCGTCACCAACCTCAGCCGCGATTTCGGCACCGCCCCGGCGGGCGCAGAGGGCGCCGCCAGCGCGGTGTCGGTGGCCGGCATGCCGGCCGACCTGCGCCAGGTGAGCCAGCGCTTCCCGGTCACCCTGTACACCAGCAACGAATGCGCGCCCTGCGAATCGGGCCGCAAGATGCTCACCGAGCGCGGCATCCCCTTCGTCGAAAAGCGTGTGTCGTCTGAGGAAGACTCCGAGGCCATGCTCAAGCAGACCGGCGTTCGCGCCGTGCCGGTGCTGATGGTGGGCGGCCAGGCGGTGCGCGGCTGGGCCGACGCCGAATGGCAACTCACGCTGGACACCGCCGGCTACCCGCGTGAATCGCGCCTGCCGCGCGCCTACGTGCCGCCCACGCCCACCACGGTGGCCGAACGCAAGGCCCGACCGGCCCCGCGGCCGGCCTTCCCGGCGCCTTCGGACACCCTGGAGGCGGCACCCTCCCCGGCCCTGCCCGAACTGCCCAAGGGCAACATCCGGTTCTGA
- a CDS encoding Zn-dependent oligopeptidase (PFAM: Peptidase family M3) gives MPHANPLLRTEGLPAFDEIRPEHISPAIEQLLAQAQAALEKALSPEVPADYDALALLLDVPVERLANAWEAVGHLNGVADTPELRAAYNDNLARVTEFYTRLGADERLYARYKAVAAQADRLSPARRQVLAHALRDFVLSGAELQGEAKARFLQIQETLAAKAQLYSEHVMDATDRWSLLVDEARLLGVPDDAKAAARAAAQADGRDGYQLTLHVPSWLPVMQYAQDRSLRAEVHRALNTRASELGPAELDNSALMGELLALKQEEAKLLGRANYAELSLVAKMADTPEQVMDFLRDLARRARPYAQRDLDELKAFAAAELGLPELQPWDVAYASERLRQQRYAFSQQELKCYFTEPRVLQGLFQIIETVFEVAIRLDQAPVWHDSVRFYRIERPHPQGASKGMQLLGQFYLDPYARAGKRQGAWMDKVLSRWARPDRGGALQTPVAHLVCNFATPVGDKPALLTHDDVTTLFHEFGHGLHHMLTQVDEPAVAGISGVEWDAVELPSQFMENFCWEWEVLSRLTAHVDTGEPMPRALFDKMVAAKNFQSGLQTLRQVEFALFDMRLHHEPDAAQRVMAVYDEVRREVSISPSAPYVRNPHTFSHIFAGGYSAGYYSYKWAEVLSADAWSAFEETGVFNPDTGRRYRTEILEAGGSRPAMDSFKAFRGREPSIEALLRHQGMA, from the coding sequence ATGCCCCACGCCAACCCGCTGCTGCGCACCGAAGGCCTGCCGGCCTTCGACGAAATCCGACCCGAACACATCAGCCCGGCCATCGAGCAGTTGCTGGCCCAGGCCCAGGCCGCACTGGAAAAGGCGCTCAGTCCGGAGGTGCCAGCCGACTACGACGCCCTCGCCCTGCTGCTGGACGTGCCGGTGGAGCGCCTGGCCAACGCCTGGGAAGCGGTGGGCCACCTGAACGGCGTGGCCGACACGCCGGAGTTGCGCGCGGCCTACAACGACAACCTGGCCCGCGTGACCGAGTTCTACACTCGGCTGGGCGCCGACGAGCGCCTGTATGCGCGCTACAAGGCGGTGGCGGCGCAGGCCGACCGGCTGTCGCCCGCCCGGCGCCAGGTGCTGGCCCATGCGCTGCGCGACTTCGTGCTGTCGGGCGCCGAACTGCAGGGCGAGGCCAAGGCGCGCTTCCTGCAAATCCAGGAAACCCTGGCCGCCAAGGCCCAGCTGTATTCCGAACACGTGATGGATGCCACCGACCGGTGGTCGCTGCTGGTGGACGAGGCGCGCCTGCTGGGCGTGCCCGACGACGCAAAAGCCGCCGCCCGCGCTGCGGCCCAGGCCGATGGGCGCGACGGCTACCAGCTCACGCTGCATGTGCCCAGCTGGCTGCCGGTGATGCAGTACGCCCAGGACCGCAGCCTGCGCGCCGAGGTGCACCGGGCGCTGAACACCCGCGCCAGCGAACTGGGCCCGGCCGAGCTGGACAACAGCGCGTTGATGGGCGAACTGCTGGCCCTGAAACAGGAAGAAGCGAAATTGCTGGGCCGCGCCAACTACGCCGAGCTGAGCCTGGTGGCCAAGATGGCCGACACGCCAGAGCAGGTGATGGACTTTCTGCGCGACCTGGCCCGTCGCGCCCGCCCCTACGCCCAGCGCGACCTGGACGAGCTGAAGGCCTTTGCCGCCGCTGAACTGGGCCTGCCCGAACTGCAGCCCTGGGACGTGGCCTACGCGTCCGAGCGCCTGCGCCAGCAGCGCTACGCCTTCAGCCAGCAGGAGCTGAAGTGCTACTTCACCGAGCCACGCGTGCTGCAGGGCCTGTTCCAGATCATCGAGACCGTGTTCGAGGTGGCCATCCGCCTCGACCAGGCCCCGGTGTGGCACGACAGCGTGCGCTTCTACCGCATTGAGCGCCCGCACCCGCAGGGTGCTTCCAAGGGTATGCAGTTGCTGGGCCAGTTCTACCTGGACCCCTACGCCCGGGCCGGCAAGCGCCAGGGCGCGTGGATGGACAAGGTGCTCAGCCGCTGGGCCCGGCCCGACCGCGGCGGCGCGCTGCAGACCCCGGTGGCCCACCTGGTGTGCAACTTCGCCACCCCGGTGGGCGACAAGCCTGCGCTGCTGACGCATGACGACGTCACCACCCTGTTCCACGAGTTCGGCCATGGCCTGCACCACATGCTGACGCAGGTGGACGAGCCCGCGGTGGCCGGCATCTCCGGCGTGGAATGGGACGCGGTGGAACTGCCCAGCCAGTTCATGGAGAACTTCTGCTGGGAATGGGAGGTGCTGTCGCGCCTGACCGCCCACGTGGACACTGGCGAGCCCATGCCGCGCGCCCTGTTCGACAAGATGGTGGCGGCCAAGAACTTCCAGAGCGGGCTGCAGACCCTGCGCCAGGTGGAGTTCGCCCTCTTCGACATGCGCCTGCACCACGAACCCGACGCCGCGCAGCGCGTCATGGCGGTGTACGACGAAGTGCGCCGGGAGGTGTCCATCAGCCCTTCCGCGCCCTATGTGCGCAACCCGCACACCTTTTCTCACATCTTTGCCGGTGGCTACTCGGCCGGCTACTACAGCTACAAGTGGGCCGAGGTGCTGTCGGCCGACGCCTGGAGCGCGTTCGAGGAAACCGGGGTCTTCAACCCCGACACCGGGCGGCGCTACCGCACCGAAATCCTGGAAGCCGGGGGCAGCCGGCCGGCCATGGACAGCTTCAAAGCCTTCCGAGGTCGTGAACCAAGTATCGAAGCACTGCTGCGCCACCAGGGCATGGCTTGA
- a CDS encoding 5,10-methylene-tetrahydrofolate dehydrogenase/methenyl tetrahydrofolate cyclohydrolase (PFAM: Tetrahydrofolate dehydrogenase/cyclohydrolase, NAD(P)-binding domain; Tetrahydrofolate dehydrogenase/cyclohydrolase, catalytic domain) produces MTAQLIDGVALSRQIRAQVGERAAALAARGHRPGLAVVLVGEDPASAVYVRNKVKACQEHGLHSVFEKYEATLTESQLLARIQALNADPAIHGILVQMPLPRHINPQTVIATIATDKDVDGFSVQSAGELASGLPGLRPCTPYGCMKLIESTGQSLRGKHAVVIGRSNTVGKPMAMLLLQANATVTVCHSATPDLGLHTRQADVVVAAVGRRNTLTADMVKPGAIVIDVGMNRNDEGKLCGDVDFHNVKEVAGWITPVPGGVGPMTITMLLVNTLEAAERCADPA; encoded by the coding sequence ATGACTGCACAACTGATCGATGGCGTGGCCCTGTCCCGCCAGATCCGCGCCCAGGTGGGCGAGCGCGCCGCCGCACTGGCCGCGCGTGGGCACCGGCCGGGCCTGGCCGTGGTCCTGGTGGGTGAAGACCCGGCCTCGGCGGTGTACGTGCGCAACAAGGTCAAGGCCTGCCAGGAACACGGCCTGCACTCGGTGTTCGAGAAGTACGAGGCCACCCTGACCGAAAGCCAACTGCTGGCACGCATCCAGGCCCTGAACGCCGACCCCGCCATCCACGGCATCCTGGTGCAGATGCCGCTGCCCCGGCACATCAACCCGCAGACGGTGATTGCCACCATCGCCACCGACAAAGACGTGGACGGCTTTTCGGTGCAAAGCGCGGGCGAACTGGCGTCCGGCCTGCCCGGCCTGCGCCCCTGCACGCCCTACGGCTGCATGAAGCTGATCGAAAGCACCGGCCAAAGCCTGCGCGGCAAGCACGCGGTGGTCATCGGCCGCAGCAACACCGTGGGCAAACCGATGGCGATGCTGCTGCTGCAGGCCAACGCCACGGTGACCGTGTGCCACAGCGCCACGCCCGACCTGGGCCTGCACACCCGCCAGGCCGATGTGGTGGTGGCCGCCGTGGGCCGGCGCAACACGCTCACCGCCGACATGGTGAAGCCCGGTGCCATCGTCATCGACGTGGGCATGAACCGCAACGACGAGGGCAAGCTCTGCGGCGACGTGGACTTTCACAACGTGAAGGAAGTAGCGGGCTGGATCACCCCCGTGCCCGGTGGGGTGGGCCCGATGACGATCACAATGCTGCTGGTCAACACGCTGGAAGCGGCTGAACGCTGCGCCGACCCGGCCTGA
- a CDS encoding response regulator (PFAM: Response regulator receiver domain; Bacterial regulatory proteins, luxR family) translates to MSLIPKKGTVYVVDDDEAVRDSLQWLLEGKDYRVKCFDSAESFLSRFDPREVACLIADIRMEGMSGLELQDRLMERKSPLPIVFITGHGDVPMAVNTMKKGAMDFIEKPFKEDELIPLVERMLDQARAAFSQHQEQASREALLSRLTTREAQVLERIVAGRLNKQIADDLGISIKTVEAHRANIMEKLNANTVADLLKIALGASAPKA, encoded by the coding sequence ATGAGCCTGATCCCGAAAAAAGGCACCGTCTATGTCGTGGACGACGACGAGGCCGTGCGCGATTCCCTGCAGTGGTTGCTGGAAGGCAAGGACTACCGCGTCAAGTGTTTTGACTCGGCCGAAAGCTTCCTGTCGCGCTTCGACCCGCGCGAAGTGGCCTGCCTGATCGCCGACATCCGCATGGAAGGCATGAGCGGGCTGGAACTCCAGGACCGCCTGATGGAGCGCAAGAGCCCGCTGCCCATCGTCTTCATCACCGGCCACGGCGACGTGCCCATGGCGGTGAACACCATGAAGAAGGGCGCGATGGACTTCATCGAGAAGCCCTTCAAGGAAGACGAGCTCATCCCGCTGGTCGAACGCATGCTGGACCAGGCCCGTGCCGCCTTCAGCCAGCACCAGGAACAGGCCAGCCGCGAAGCCCTGCTCAGCCGTCTGACCACGCGTGAAGCCCAGGTGCTGGAGCGCATCGTCGCCGGCCGCCTGAACAAGCAGATCGCCGATGACCTGGGCATCAGCATCAAGACCGTGGAGGCGCACCGCGCCAACATCATGGAAAAGTTGAACGCCAACACCGTGGCCGACCTGCTGAAAATTGCGCTCGGCGCATCGGCTCCCAAGGCCTGA
- a CDS encoding PAS domain S-box (PFAM: Histidine kinase-, DNA gyrase B-, and HSP90-like ATPase; His Kinase A (phosphoacceptor) domain; PAS fold~TIGRFAM: PAS domain S-box), with translation MRSNYTPQPTLTNSFSQRLLTRWWRRQSPARQDRFATLGPLVSVLLFLAAIISAFWYLRNEELERETEAVKRDTEIAQQQIRLRLIENQEQLMRLAREVGTRETDANEFQRQALEFTAERPEITHVAWLNAQRMARSEYAPPVFRPEAAAPARPASAPTGTGAGAGTEAVRTESDWAFIASRDMRQPVYSRAFKDGAGLQVFQIHVPVLERGNFAGTLVVDYSVEALMRHFVPSEVTRRHAVELLDERESVLASSVTPMPGGRAQRASIRHDVPLAPAANGLVLRGNGYRTSAGLISNTLFWMVVALSGLTVWMLLGTWRHMRRRSQIQNALVQETNFRRAMENSMLTAMRAMDLEGRITYVNPAFLAMTGFAEADVVGRLPPFPYWPSDRIAENTRLLQQELQGRSPAGGIEVKVMRKDASLFDARMYVSPLVDGHGHQTGWMTSMTNITEAKRIRDQLSASHERFTTVLEGLDAAVSVLSVQQGELLFVNRSYRLWFGADPRGHGLLASGAAPTLPAEHGEADAVDDMAGLSTHSLTESGPDTREVYVETLDKWFDVRSRYLQWTDGRLAQMLIATDVTTRRRVEEQAAQQAERAQVSSRLITMGEMASSVAHELNQPLTAITNYCNGMVSRVKAGSIGDEDLVAALVKTARQAERAGQIIHRIRNFVRKSGPQRQPAQARLLVDDALELATIELKRRNVQIHSYVAQHLPDLMVDPILIEQVVLNLVKNAAEAIDSAQMPQARRHIELRVVPRHTPEEGGVVEFSVTDMGPGLPEEVLARLYEAFFSTKAEGMGIGLSLCRSIVESHHGRIKAQNLYNGELVVGCRFAFTLPVETHGRNDIRPGFPGPSTSPFAAPPAPSNAPVTPP, from the coding sequence ATGCGCTCCAACTACACCCCGCAGCCCACGCTGACCAACAGCTTCAGCCAGCGCCTGCTCACCCGCTGGTGGCGCCGCCAGTCACCGGCAAGGCAGGACCGCTTTGCCACGCTGGGACCGCTGGTGTCGGTGCTGCTGTTCCTGGCGGCGATCATTTCCGCCTTCTGGTACCTGCGCAATGAGGAACTGGAACGCGAAACCGAAGCGGTCAAACGCGACACCGAAATCGCCCAGCAGCAGATCCGCCTGCGCCTGATCGAAAACCAGGAGCAGTTGATGCGCCTGGCGCGCGAGGTGGGCACCCGCGAGACCGACGCCAACGAGTTCCAGCGCCAGGCGCTGGAATTCACCGCCGAGCGCCCGGAAATCACCCACGTGGCCTGGCTGAACGCCCAGCGGATGGCGCGGTCCGAGTACGCGCCGCCGGTGTTCCGCCCCGAAGCCGCCGCGCCCGCCCGCCCCGCCAGCGCGCCGACCGGGACGGGCGCTGGGGCGGGCACCGAGGCCGTGCGCACCGAAAGCGACTGGGCCTTCATCGCGTCGCGCGACATGCGCCAGCCGGTGTATTCACGTGCGTTCAAGGACGGCGCGGGCCTGCAGGTGTTCCAAATCCATGTGCCGGTGCTGGAGCGCGGCAACTTCGCCGGCACCCTGGTGGTGGACTACTCGGTGGAAGCGCTGATGCGCCACTTCGTGCCGTCGGAGGTGACCCGGCGCCATGCGGTGGAATTGCTGGACGAACGCGAATCGGTGCTGGCCAGCAGCGTGACACCCATGCCGGGTGGCCGTGCGCAGCGCGCGTCCATCCGCCACGACGTGCCGCTGGCCCCGGCCGCCAACGGCCTGGTGCTGCGCGGCAACGGCTACCGCACGTCCGCTGGGCTGATCAGCAACACCCTGTTCTGGATGGTGGTGGCGCTGTCCGGACTGACAGTGTGGATGCTGCTGGGCACCTGGCGCCACATGCGGCGGCGCTCGCAGATCCAGAACGCGCTGGTGCAGGAAACCAACTTCCGCCGGGCGATGGAAAACTCCATGCTCACCGCGATGCGCGCGATGGACCTGGAAGGCCGCATCACCTACGTCAACCCGGCCTTCCTGGCCATGACCGGCTTTGCCGAGGCCGACGTGGTGGGCCGCCTGCCGCCCTTCCCCTACTGGCCCAGCGACCGCATCGCCGAGAACACCCGCCTGCTGCAGCAGGAACTGCAGGGCCGCAGCCCGGCCGGCGGCATCGAGGTGAAGGTGATGCGCAAGGACGCCAGCCTGTTCGACGCCCGCATGTATGTGTCGCCGCTGGTGGACGGCCACGGCCACCAGACCGGCTGGATGACCAGCATGACCAACATCACCGAGGCCAAGCGCATCCGCGACCAGCTCTCGGCCAGCCACGAACGCTTCACCACCGTGCTGGAAGGCCTGGACGCGGCGGTGTCGGTGCTGAGCGTGCAGCAGGGCGAGTTGCTGTTCGTCAACCGCAGCTACCGCCTGTGGTTCGGTGCCGACCCGCGCGGCCACGGCCTGTTGGCCAGCGGCGCCGCGCCCACGCTGCCGGCCGAGCACGGCGAGGCCGACGCGGTGGACGACATGGCGGGCCTGTCCACCCACTCGCTCACCGAAAGCGGGCCGGACACGCGCGAGGTCTACGTGGAGACACTGGACAAGTGGTTCGATGTGCGCTCGCGCTACCTGCAATGGACCGACGGCCGCCTGGCACAGATGCTGATTGCCACCGACGTGACCACCCGGCGCCGGGTGGAAGAGCAGGCTGCGCAACAGGCCGAACGGGCCCAGGTGTCCAGCCGCCTGATCACCATGGGCGAGATGGCCAGTTCGGTGGCGCACGAGCTGAACCAGCCGCTGACCGCCATCACCAACTACTGCAACGGCATGGTCTCGCGGGTGAAGGCCGGCAGCATCGGCGACGAGGACCTGGTGGCCGCGCTGGTGAAGACCGCGCGCCAGGCCGAGCGCGCCGGGCAGATCATCCACCGCATCCGCAACTTCGTGCGCAAGAGCGGCCCGCAGCGCCAGCCCGCCCAGGCCCGGCTGCTGGTGGACGACGCGCTGGAACTGGCCACCATCGAGCTGAAGCGCCGCAATGTGCAGATCCACAGCTACGTCGCCCAGCACCTGCCCGACCTGATGGTGGACCCCATCCTGATCGAGCAGGTGGTGCTGAACCTGGTGAAGAACGCGGCCGAGGCCATCGACAGCGCGCAGATGCCCCAGGCCCGCCGCCACATCGAACTGCGCGTGGTACCGCGCCACACGCCCGAAGAGGGCGGCGTGGTGGAGTTCAGCGTCACCGACATGGGCCCCGGCCTGCCGGAAGAAGTGCTGGCGCGCTTGTACGAAGCCTTCTTCTCCACCAAGGCCGAAGGCATGGGCATCGGGCTGTCGCTGTGCCGGTCCATCGTGGAGTCGCACCACGGCCGGATCAAGGCCCAGAACCTCTACAATGGCGAGCTTGTCGTGGGGTGCCGTTTTGCCTTCACCCTGCCGGTTGAAACCCACGGCCGCAACGACATCCGGCCCGGCTTTCCGGGGCCAAGCACCTCGCCCTTTGCCGCGCCGCCCGCCCCTTCCAACGCACCTGTCACACCCCCATGA
- a CDS encoding pyruvate dehydrogenase E1 component, homodimeric type (PFAM: Transketolase, thiamine diphosphate binding domain~TIGRFAM: pyruvate dehydrogenase E1 component, homodimeric type), with product MSAVPNNGAFDADAQETREWLDALEAVIQQEGPERAHQLLENLLEDARQHGVDMPFSANTGYVNTIEPAEEERSPGNLELEGRLRAYMRWNAMAMVVKANRLDPADGGDLGGHISSFQSLAHLFAAGFNHFWHADNTDTGGTHGGDLLYIQGHSAPGIYARAYMEGRITEEQLLNFRQEVDGKGLSSYPHPKLMPGFWQFPTVSMGLGPIMAIYQARYLKYLHARGIADTSKRKVWVFCGDGEMDEPESLGAIGLAAREKLDNLVFVINCNLQRLDGPVRGNGKIVQELEGEFRGAGWNVIKLLWGSNWDPLLARDKEGALRKVMMETLDGDFQAMKANDGAFVRKNFFGRDPRTLELVAKMSDADVWNLRRGGHDAAKVYAAFHKANTCAGQPTVLLVKTVKGYGMGKAGEGKNTAHQTKKLSDEDIRYMRDRFNIPISDGDLPKIPFYKPADDTPEMKYLHERRQALGGYLPKRRQKSDEQFTVPAIDTFKSVLEPTAPGREISTTQAYVRFLTQLLRDQALGPRVVPILVDEARTFGMEGLFRQIGIYNPEGQKYTPVDKDQVMYYREAENGQILQEGINEAGGICSWIAAATSYSTNNRIMVPFYIYYSMFGLQRVGDLAWAAGDMQARGFLLGGTSGRTTLNGEGLQHEDGHSHVLASTIPNCVSYDPTFAHEVGVIIHHGLKRMVEKQDNVFYYITLLNENYPMPGLTAGTEEQIIKGMYLLQEGAKKTPRVNLLGSGSILRESMAAKELLEADWGVAANVWSCPSFNELARDGQDAERWNLLHPTETPRVPFVAQQLEKHAGPVVASTDYIKNYAEQIRGFMPKGRSYKVLGTDGFGRSDFRTKLREHFEINRHYIVVAALKSLADEGTVQAAKVAEAIKKYGLNIDKINPLYA from the coding sequence ATGTCCGCAGTGCCCAACAACGGGGCGTTCGACGCCGACGCCCAGGAGACCCGTGAATGGCTGGACGCGCTGGAAGCCGTCATCCAGCAAGAGGGGCCGGAACGAGCCCACCAGCTGCTTGAAAACCTGCTAGAAGACGCGCGCCAGCATGGCGTGGACATGCCCTTCTCGGCCAACACCGGTTACGTGAACACCATCGAACCGGCCGAGGAAGAGCGCAGTCCCGGCAACCTGGAGCTGGAAGGGCGCCTGCGCGCCTACATGCGCTGGAACGCCATGGCCATGGTGGTGAAGGCCAACCGCCTGGACCCCGCCGACGGCGGCGACCTGGGCGGCCACATCAGCAGCTTCCAGAGCCTGGCGCACCTGTTCGCGGCCGGCTTCAACCACTTCTGGCACGCCGACAACACCGACACCGGTGGCACCCACGGCGGCGACCTGCTCTACATCCAGGGCCACAGCGCGCCCGGCATCTATGCCCGCGCGTACATGGAAGGTCGCATCACCGAAGAGCAGCTGCTGAACTTCCGCCAGGAAGTGGACGGCAAGGGCCTGTCCAGCTACCCGCACCCCAAGCTGATGCCCGGGTTCTGGCAGTTCCCCACGGTGAGCATGGGCCTGGGTCCCATCATGGCCATCTACCAGGCGCGCTACCTGAAGTACCTGCATGCCCGCGGCATCGCCGACACCAGCAAGCGCAAGGTCTGGGTGTTCTGCGGCGACGGCGAGATGGACGAACCGGAAAGCCTGGGCGCCATCGGCCTGGCGGCGCGCGAGAAACTGGACAACCTGGTCTTCGTCATCAACTGCAACCTGCAGCGCCTGGACGGCCCGGTGCGCGGCAACGGCAAGATCGTGCAGGAACTCGAAGGCGAATTCCGCGGCGCCGGCTGGAACGTCATCAAGCTGCTGTGGGGCAGCAACTGGGACCCGCTGCTGGCGCGCGACAAGGAAGGTGCGCTGCGCAAGGTGATGATGGAAACCCTGGACGGCGACTTCCAGGCCATGAAGGCCAACGACGGCGCCTTCGTGCGCAAGAATTTCTTCGGCCGCGACCCGCGCACGCTGGAACTGGTGGCCAAGATGAGCGACGCCGACGTGTGGAACCTGCGCCGCGGCGGCCATGACGCCGCCAAGGTCTACGCCGCCTTCCACAAGGCCAACACCTGCGCCGGCCAGCCCACCGTGCTGCTGGTGAAGACGGTCAAGGGCTACGGCATGGGCAAGGCCGGTGAGGGCAAGAACACCGCGCACCAGACCAAGAAGCTGTCGGACGAAGACATCCGCTACATGCGCGACCGCTTCAACATCCCCATCTCGGACGGCGACCTGCCCAAGATCCCGTTCTACAAGCCGGCCGACGACACGCCGGAAATGAAGTACCTGCACGAGCGCCGCCAGGCCCTGGGCGGCTACCTGCCCAAGCGGCGCCAGAAGAGCGACGAGCAGTTCACGGTGCCGGCCATCGACACCTTCAAGAGCGTGCTGGAGCCCACCGCCCCCGGGCGCGAGATCTCCACCACCCAGGCCTATGTGCGCTTCCTGACGCAGCTGCTGCGCGACCAGGCCCTGGGCCCGCGCGTGGTGCCCATCCTGGTGGACGAGGCCCGCACCTTCGGCATGGAAGGGCTGTTCCGCCAGATCGGCATCTACAACCCCGAAGGGCAGAAGTACACGCCGGTCGACAAGGACCAGGTGATGTACTACCGCGAGGCCGAGAACGGCCAGATTCTGCAGGAAGGCATCAACGAAGCCGGCGGCATCTGCAGCTGGATCGCCGCGGCCACGTCGTACAGCACCAACAACCGCATCATGGTGCCGTTCTACATCTACTACAGCATGTTCGGCCTGCAGCGCGTGGGCGACCTGGCCTGGGCGGCGGGCGACATGCAGGCGCGCGGCTTCCTTCTGGGCGGCACCAGCGGGCGCACCACGCTGAACGGCGAAGGCCTGCAGCACGAAGACGGCCACAGCCATGTGCTGGCCAGCACCATCCCGAACTGCGTGAGCTACGACCCCACCTTCGCGCACGAGGTGGGCGTCATCATCCACCACGGCCTGAAGCGCATGGTGGAAAAGCAGGACAACGTCTTCTACTACATCACCCTGCTGAACGAGAACTACCCGATGCCGGGCCTGACCGCCGGCACCGAGGAGCAGATCATCAAGGGCATGTACCTGCTGCAGGAAGGTGCCAAGAAGACCCCGCGCGTGAACCTGCTGGGCAGCGGCTCCATCCTGCGTGAAAGCATGGCGGCGAAGGAACTGCTGGAAGCCGACTGGGGCGTGGCCGCCAACGTGTGGAGCTGCCCCAGCTTCAACGAACTGGCGCGCGACGGCCAGGATGCCGAGCGCTGGAACCTGCTGCACCCGACCGAAACCCCGCGTGTGCCCTTTGTGGCCCAGCAGCTGGAAAAGCACGCCGGGCCGGTGGTGGCGTCCACCGACTACATCAAGAACTACGCCGAGCAGATCCGAGGCTTCATGCCCAAGGGTCGCAGCTACAAGGTGCTGGGCACCGACGGCTTCGGCCGCAGCGACTTCCGCACCAAGTTGCGCGAGCACTTCGAGATCAACCGCCACTACATCGTGGTGGCGGCGCTCAAGAGCCTGGCCGACGAAGGCACGGTGCAGGCCGCCAAGGTGGCCGAGGCCATCAAGAAGTACGGCCTGAACATCGACAAGATCAACCCCCTGTACGCCTGA